In the bacterium (Candidatus Blackallbacteria) CG13_big_fil_rev_8_21_14_2_50_49_14 genome, one interval contains:
- a CDS encoding 50S ribosomal protein L10, with translation MVTLAQKQDRVVELKDQFSRTKLAMVSDFRGLTVKEMTTLRRRLQDAGGDYTVAKNTLVRRALKETEGMPAIDNYLEGPTALVFGFSDPVTPVKTLLDYFKETKKELEIRGGIVEGKVVSANDLKQIATLPSREEMVAKLMGSMQSPAQGVVITLSGVARNLVYALEAVRKQKEENS, from the coding sequence ATGGTTACCCTTGCCCAGAAACAAGATCGCGTTGTTGAACTGAAAGATCAGTTCTCACGCACCAAACTTGCAATGGTCTCTGATTTCAGAGGCCTCACCGTCAAGGAAATGACAACTCTTCGTCGCCGTCTGCAAGACGCTGGTGGGGATTACACGGTTGCCAAGAACACCTTGGTGCGCCGTGCCCTGAAAGAGACCGAAGGGATGCCCGCAATTGACAATTACCTGGAAGGCCCCACAGCCCTTGTCTTCGGGTTTTCTGATCCGGTAACGCCGGTCAAAACCCTGTTGGACTATTTCAAGGAAACCAAAAAGGAACTTGAAATCCGTGGTGGTATTGTTGAAGGTAAAGTGGTTTCTGCCAACGACCTGAAACAAATTGCAACCCTGCCCAGCCGTGAAGAAATGGTGGCCAAATTGATGGGCTCCATGCAGTCACCGGCCCAGGGCGTCGTCATCACCCTTTCTGGGGTGGCTCGGAATCTGGTCTATG